A genomic segment from Nicotiana sylvestris chromosome 1, ASM39365v2, whole genome shotgun sequence encodes:
- the LOC104210002 gene encoding abscisic acid receptor PYL3-like: MEAQFIARYHSHQPSDHQCSSSIVKHIKAPVDIVWSLVRRFDQPQKYKPFVSRCTVKGDLRIGSVREVNVKSGLPATTSTERLELLDDEEHILGIRIVGGDHRLKNYSSVITVHPEILDGTPGTLVIESFMVDVPEGNTQEETCYFVKALINCNLKSLADVSDRMSMPVEVFPSA; this comes from the exons ATGGAGGCACAGTTTATAGCAAGATATCATAGTCATCAACCTAGTGACCATCAGTGTTCTTCTTCTATTGTTAAGCACATCAAAGCACCAGTTGATATT GTTTGGTCACTAGTGAGGAGATTCGATCAGCCTCAGAAGTATAAGCCATTTGTTAGTAGGTGTACTGTGAAGGGTGATCTTAGGATTGGAAGTGTTAGAGAGGTGAATGTTAAGTCAGGTCTTCCAGCAACCACCAGCACTGAAAGATTGGAACTTCTTGATGACGAAGAGCACATTCTTGGCATTAGAATCGTCGGTGGTGATCACAGGCTAAAG AACTATTCTTCAGTTATTACAGTCCATCCAGAGATACTTGACGGTACACCAGGAACACTGGTGATTGAGTCATTTATGGTGGATGTGCCTGAAGGGAACACTCAAGAGGAGACCTGCTACTTTGTGAAGGCACTAATCAATTGCAACCTGAAATCACTTGCTGATGTCTCAGATAGAATGTCAATGCCAGTGGAGGTCTTCCCATCAGCGTAA